A stretch of the Candidatus Krumholzibacteriia bacterium genome encodes the following:
- a CDS encoding glucose-1-phosphate cytidylyltransferase, translating to MKVVLFCGGLGMRIREYSEEIPKPMVPIGYRPIVWHVMKYYAHWGHKEFILCLGYKADVIKNYFLNYDECLSNDFTMSGSRVSLANSDIDDWKITFVDTGHDTNIGGRLRAVRDYLDGDEMFLANYSDNLTDVPLDQMVAEAEQSQRVATFLCVRPSQSFHLVSLDKNQAVSGIDHVTHTDIRINGGYFVLRNGIFDHMNPGEELVEEPFQRLITARQLGAYRYDGFFVCMDTFKERQMLDDLYTRGEAPWELWKKKRNP from the coding sequence ATGAAAGTCGTTCTGTTCTGTGGCGGACTTGGTATGCGTATCCGGGAGTACTCGGAGGAGATTCCCAAGCCCATGGTGCCCATCGGCTACCGGCCCATCGTGTGGCACGTCATGAAGTACTACGCGCACTGGGGACACAAGGAGTTCATCCTCTGCCTCGGGTACAAGGCGGACGTGATCAAGAATTACTTCTTGAACTACGACGAGTGCCTGTCGAACGACTTCACCATGTCGGGTTCCCGCGTGAGTCTTGCGAACAGCGACATCGACGACTGGAAGATCACCTTCGTCGACACCGGCCACGACACCAACATCGGGGGCAGGCTGCGCGCCGTGCGCGACTACCTCGATGGCGACGAGATGTTCCTGGCCAACTACAGCGACAACCTCACCGACGTACCGCTCGACCAGATGGTGGCGGAGGCGGAGCAGAGCCAGCGCGTAGCCACCTTCCTGTGCGTGCGCCCCAGCCAGAGCTTCCACCTGGTGTCGCTGGACAAGAACCAGGCGGTGAGCGGCATCGACCACGTGACCCACACCGACATCCGCATCAACGGCGGCTACTTCGTGCTGCGCAACGGGATCTTCGACCACATGAATCCCGGCGAGGAACTGGTGGAGGAACCGTTCCAGCGCCTGATTACCGCCCGGCAGCTGGGTGCATACCGCTACGACGGCTTCTTCGTGTGCATGGATACCTTCAAGGAGCGGCAGATGCTCGACGACCTGTACACGCGGGGCGAGGCCCCCTGGGAGCTATGGAAGAAAAAGAGGAATCCGTGA
- a CDS encoding PIG-L family deacetylase, with protein MKTLSLKGVGCVLCLGAHSDDIEIGCGGTILRLAEENPGLVVHWVVFSARADRAREAEASAARFLAGAGSRGVELHQFRDGFFPSELAKIKTYYEELKKRIQPDVIFTHCRDDLHQDHRVVNELTWNTFRDHAILEYEIPKWDGDLGRPNVYVPLEAKHAAAKVGILMACFGTQAGKQWFDEETFSALMRLRGLECNATARRAEAFYGRKVVL; from the coding sequence GTGAAGACGCTGTCCCTGAAGGGTGTCGGTTGCGTGCTCTGCCTGGGTGCGCACAGCGACGATATCGAGATCGGTTGCGGCGGTACGATCTTGCGCCTGGCGGAGGAGAATCCGGGCCTGGTGGTGCACTGGGTGGTCTTCAGTGCCCGCGCCGACCGCGCGCGCGAGGCCGAGGCCTCCGCGGCCCGCTTCCTGGCGGGCGCGGGCAGCCGCGGGGTCGAGCTGCATCAGTTCCGCGACGGTTTTTTCCCCTCGGAGTTGGCGAAGATCAAGACGTACTATGAGGAACTCAAGAAGCGTATCCAGCCGGACGTGATCTTCACGCACTGCCGGGACGATCTCCACCAGGACCACCGCGTGGTAAACGAACTCACCTGGAACACATTCCGGGACCACGCCATCCTGGAGTACGAGATACCCAAGTGGGACGGCGACCTGGGGCGCCCCAACGTCTACGTGCCGCTGGAAGCGAAACACGCAGCGGCCAAGGTGGGTATTCTCATGGCGTGCTTCGGCACCCAGGCCGGCAAGCAATGGTTCGACGAGGAGACGTTTTCCGCCCTCATGCGCCTGCGCGGTCTCGAGTGCAACGCCACCGCGCGCCGGGCCGAGGCATTCTACGGTAGAAAGGTAGTGCTATGA